atcaagaactgtgcactcaattgaaatcaatggatcagaggatgaCCAATATGGATTAGTGGAGagctgatgaggagaagaagagagccgaatgtgacaagagtaatgaagatctcatgaccCAGATGCGAGCGATCGTGGCAAATTTTACTCAGGCATCACATGGttttgagtcacaggagactcaagatccaTCAGGCGGTGATGATTAGCTTTTTCTGAGGTATGTTCAACTAcactttagttttttatttatcatatatagaccgtgataatatatttattttgttttgatattataataagctcatttctaaatattttattactatgTGTTTCAGGAGTCACGTTCGGTTCTATTTACATATTGGCTCTTCACATCATCATATGCTCATTCTACTGTTCAGGtatcattttattataaataaaattcattatacatatatacaaaaatatttatttatacatCAACATGATCATTTGATATTTGTCTTTTAGCAGGATTTTCTCTattatcttttttcttgtattcGGTATGTATTCTATAAACTtggatttatatatggatatttgtatttgtattctgTAGAATTGTTTAGTTTAGATGATTTAGATTGTTTCTTATAGTATAAATGTTAGTTTATTTGTCCTTATATGTTTGTCCGAAGAAGAATGAATTGTTAGTATGTatggattttatttttatgtatGGATTTTGTATGTGTGATTGTTTGTATATGATTGTTATATGATGTATGTGTACGTGGATTATATTGTTGtatgtgtagattatatataatGGATTATAATGTCATCGTGTGTGATAGTTTTGGATATTTGAAAATTGTAAATAGGAAAAGTGAGAAAACAGATATGTTCtgctaattttttttcctttaccgACGGAAAATAACTTCCGTTGGAAATTATCGAAAAAATACCGACAATTTATTCCGATAAATTTTCGACGGAAATcgtattccgtcggtatttatCGACGGAAATACTagttccgtcggtaaataccgacggaaCCTATGACTTCCGTCGGTAAATACTAACGGACTCTGTGTTTCCGTCGGTATTCACGGACGGAAAATTCATTTCCGTcgatatttaccgacggaaacacTGGTTCCGTCGGCATTTTTCGACGATTCCATTCTACTGTTCCGACGTTATTACCGACGGACTAATTTTCAGTCGGTAGAATTTTACCGATAGAATACGTTATTCCGTTGGTAATTCCGTTTTTGACAAATCAGTTTCCGACACCTATAATTCTATCGAAAATCCTTCAATAATATTAAATACCAACGGAATACCGATTGATATTTCTGTCGGTAAGTCTGATTATTTTTGTAGTGTATTAGTTGAATATTATAGAGGTTTGCCTCTATTGTCTCTCGTAAAAGGATGATATTAATTGATTTTTAAGTATCAAGCACCTGAAGCATAAAAAGTTATGAAGTAGAAATCTCTAAACCACATAAAACCATGTATTAACTTTTGTGTTATTtgtgtatttatttttttctattgagATTATACTCTGAGACAATCAATTGAAAAATACAGCAGCACACTTGTATAATTGATAATTATGTTTATGTGCAAAAATTTAAGATTTGAAGGCATGGACTATTCACCACTTCTCAGCTAGTACATCTCCACTTTAATAGGATTTAGACGATTCAAAATAGAAATATAAGGGACATAAATGAGTTTTTCAAATATCTCGAAGCACACTAGTGATTTTACATTTTCATTTTAACCTATGAATATTCTTCATCATGCGCTTTTGGAATCACCATGAGCACACTGATAATCTTACATTTGTATTTTGAGCATTGTAGGTCTATTAAAATGAAATTATATACACTTTATGAACATACAAGTAAAAATGTAAACGTGACATCACCAATGTGTTTTGGAGTAGGGATGTTAATGGGGCGGGACGGGGATGGGTTTGACATTCCCATCCCCGTCCCGTTCTCATTTTTTCAGGTTcagggattccccgaacccgaacccacgggttcggggattccccatccccgccccatttctaaatttaatctatattattattattattattattatttaataataataattttaatattaatattattattaataatatttccaaaaattttaatattaatattaatactattattcatatttttttaaaaaatcatattattatttattaatattaataataataatattcggggcggatTCGGGGATGAGGATATTATTCTCatacccgccccatccccgaaaaatcagGAATCCCCCTCCCCATTTTAAATTTTCTCCACGGAGCCCCAAACCAACGGGAAAAATTATCATCCCTACTTTAGAGGGTCAAGGAACTTATTTATACCCCAGAATTTTCATTTTGTGCAATGTacatttattagaataaaatagttatttcactttaatattttttttatttgagaagTCCAGATTCATTAAAGTGATTATTTCATCTAGTGAACTTTAGTGGGTCACCAGTGTGCTCGTGAGACTGAAAAACTCACTCAAGTCCTCATATCTGATTGATTATTTGAGAATGTGTACAGATTCAACTAAGTAAATAATTATTTGATCTTATACAATCTACATCATTCTCAAATCAACTCGACTATTTGAGTAATGAAATAAAAAAGAAACGTTTTAGATTTTTTTGAAAGATGTGtctattcattttaatttttaaaaaataatgtctTTAAAAAATGTTTTCAGTATTCCGACCTTTTTAGACATGCAGATGCAGCCATCATGATCCTATTCTTTGCGGTGAGATTACCGCTTGCACTCGGTATGTCCATGACCCGGACCATCTAAGCTAGTGCACTCTGCCATGGTGGAATAATTGAAGGGTCAGAAACAAGATAAGGTCCTCTTCCTTCTTGTTTGTCTTCTTTCAGCGACTTGGAAATGAAGAACGAGACGCCGTGATCAATGCAGGGCAACTTCCAGAAGAAGCGTCGGAAATTGCAAGGTTTATCATACAgatcgaggaagaggaagaggaagaggaagaagaagaaacagttgGCATAGAGAAGACGACATATCTTTCTTTCTTGACAAGGATAAATTTAAGCATCCATAGAGATTAGAGGGGGATCGAGAATAGATCCCAAACGCCTCATCCTCATCCCTCTCACAACCCAACTGCTTATTTAGTCCAAGCTAATTAAAACTTATTCCTGCTGCAGAGCCCTAAGCGTCCACGATCTCCCCGGCGTCCGACGAGGCCAGCACCAGCTCCGGGTGTACCGACTCGGCTCTGATGCTGCCGTCGATGGCGTTGGGCCGCCCCAACGCCTTCAGCGCCAGGTGCGCTGCCTTCTGTCCTGAGATCAGCATCGCCCCAAAGGTCGGCCCCTGCAACCAAACCATCCAAatctcatcaataataattttttatttcaaaaaaaaaaaaagtaggatGTTGCTAGCTCTGTTTTAAGCAGGAAGTCGAGATCTTGGTACCATTCTCGGAGCTCCGTCGATCTCAGCGACTTCCATGCCAGTGACGATCATGCCGGGCACGACTTCCCTGGTGAGGCGCACGATAGCGTCTTCCGCCGTGTTCATGTCGAGGGCCTTCATCCCGGGGACCGACTCGATCATCCCGATATCCTTGAGCCGCTTCACGCCGGTGGCTCCGAACGGCCCGTCGTGGCCGCAGGAGCTCACCACCACCCTGGCCTCCATCACGTTGGGGTCCATGCACGACTGGGTGTCGTGGTTCATGGAGACCAGCGCCCAGTTGGTGACGACGCCGGCGACGCGGTCGTCCTTGACGATGAGGTCCTCTGCCGCGACGGCGTTGAAGAGCTTGACGTTGGGGCGGGCGAGGAGGCGGCTCATGATGGTAGAGGTGAATAGGGCGGCGTGGCGGACGACAACGTAGTTGTCGGCCTCGTCGTAGGGCACGCCGAGCTCGTCGAGGAAGAGGTGGGCGGGCTTGCGGATGACCATGGCGGAGAACAGCTGGCCGCCGAGCCACGCGCCGCCGCCGGGGGAGACGGACTGCTCCACGATGGCCACGCGGACGGAGGGGTCCTTGGAGATCTCGTAGGCGCAAGAAAGCCCGGCGGAGCCGGCGCCGACGACCACCACGTCAGTGTCGGCGTACGTGATCATGTCCGTCATGTAGCGGCGGGTCATCTCGCGGGAGACGACGGACTCCTTGATGGGCGCGAAGGTGAAAGCGTCGAGGTCGTACTTGGGGGCGGCCGAGGCGGTGACGGAGAGGGAGGAGCGGCCGGTGTTTTGGTGGGGGCGGAGCACAGTGGAGGCGAGACGGAGGCCGCCGAAGGAGGAGCGGTCGGAGAGGAGGGGCTTGGGGTTGGAAACGAGGGAGGAGGTCGCCATGGAAGCCGCCATGGTAAGAAGAGCTCGATTGATTGGGGCGTACCACCACTTCACGAGAAAGATGTGAGAAGTGAGGTCGGAGACGTGCAAATAAATAGCGGTTATTTGCGCCTTCAAAATATCTCGAACAATTATtcctaaattattattattattttttaaatttaggagACGATATTTTGTTGGAGGAATGGGCAGCCACGGGCGGCGCTGAGGCCAGGTCCTTAtcctttataattaaaatttataaattcataattttaaaatatcaaaatgaTTTCTTGATTTATGcttcttttttttatatatattattagaAGCAAATACAAACTCGGAGCATCATAATTCGAGCCCACGCCCCACTTCACTTTGGAACCAAAAGAGGAATTATTTTGTATGTTTATGTGTGTCTTTTTTTGGTCAAAAGCAAATCCTCATTCACTTGAGTGGGTGTGAGTGCATTTGCTCGCTCAA
This window of the Zingiber officinale cultivar Zhangliang chromosome 3B, Zo_v1.1, whole genome shotgun sequence genome carries:
- the LOC121967276 gene encoding thiamine thiazole synthase 2, chloroplastic-like → MAASMATSSLVSNPKPLLSDRSSFGGLRLASTVLRPHQNTGRSSLSVTASAAPKYDLDAFTFAPIKESVVSREMTRRYMTDMITYADTDVVVVGAGSAGLSCAYEISKDPSVRVAIVEQSVSPGGGAWLGGQLFSAMVIRKPAHLFLDELGVPYDEADNYVVVRHAALFTSTIMSRLLARPNVKLFNAVAAEDLIVKDDRVAGVVTNWALVSMNHDTQSCMDPNVMEARVVVSSCGHDGPFGATGVKRLKDIGMIESVPGMKALDMNTAEDAIVRLTREVVPGMIVTGMEVAEIDGAPRMGPTFGAMLISGQKAAHLALKALGRPNAIDGSIRAESVHPELVLASSDAGEIVDA